In the Platichthys flesus chromosome 14, fPlaFle2.1, whole genome shotgun sequence genome, TCCAGCCAATTACACAGTGGACTACACCACCGGTGCCATGATGAATTTTGCCACAGTGTTTGCTGTCATGTTCAATGGTTGCACTGGAATAATGGCAGGCTCCAACATGTCGGGTAAGAGTGTTAAAATCATatcaataaatgtgttttcgAGGGGCCATACAAAGTTGTCTTTTGTCGTTATACACCACTTCAAAAAGGAAGTGACCACAACTTAAGTCAGCAAAGCCTGTGATGGTATTGTTGCCTCCTATATCCCTTTACCACGAAAGTGAACTGAGTACTAGTGCTGGGCTGGTGGTACTGTAGGGTCCAAAACTAAACATGCATTTCTGTCGTATTGTgaagtaaaaacaacatttggtcTGGGGACATTTAACTGTGATATAGAAATCAGCTTCTGACGTGTGTTTTGCAGGTGACTTGAAAAACCCCAGCTATTCTATCCCGAGAGGAACAATTGCAGCTGTCCTCATAACGTTCATCACATACAATCTGCTGAGTCTTCTGGCTGCTTGGTCCTGTGACCGGTgagtcacacatgcacacatagtCAAAGACACTTGAATAGAATTAGCACGAGTAAGAGAAAACGTAACTCAAAGCTTTCTATTGGTGCAAAGTGTCTGATTATGGAACACATGTGCATCAAAGCCTGATCTGTAATTAAAATGACCTCCATAAATATTTGCATTGgaattgtattattttagttGACGTTTAAGATTATGCTCAATGGTTCCTGTTCCTTGAATGTAATCACaatcaatatttataaaaaaatttaacacAGATAATCCTCAGAATAAATTTTCTATTGTCCACAATttatttcagaattttttttttttttctattattcgTAGCTGCCTGCTCCAAAAAAACTACAGTTTTATGGGAGACATCAATATATGGCCTCCCATGGTGACCATTGGTGTTTACTCCTCCACTATATCTGCTGCCATGAGTAATTTGATCGGCGCTTCCAGGATCCTTTATGCTTTGTCCAAAGACAACCTGTTTGGTAAGACTTTTGCTCATGTGTCTAActgcacacattttttaatttgtattgccAGTTTTCCAATGGATGTTATTCCCATCTTTATTTAAGATTGAGAGAAGGACTTGTAGATTTCAGCATGTCAGCTGACAAGCGACAGTGGACATGGCCCTAGACCCTTTCTGTAGTGAGAGGCttcacatttttaattttgCTTGTTTAGGTTATGATCAGGACTATATAGATGATCCAGTGTACATGAAAGCAAATTCCAACTCCAGCTAGTCTTCTACAAAGCTGAGTCAACCTCTTAATAATCAGCAATCTGTTGAAAGAGGCTTCCATCTGAAATGTGAGACATTGACACTTGTCTTATTTTCCTGGTGTATATAAACTGAGAAAGTATCGTTTGACAGCAGATGGATTTTCTCAGAAGAAAAATCCCCTCATTATGGGTTTGGCTTAAGACTGGATGACTCAgttgtttatttgattcaaGATGATGAGCAATAACAGAGTGATTTTTGTATCTGTACAGGGGGCCTCCTGGTTCTGACGAGGAAAACATCTCGGAGTGGGAACCCCTGGGCATCGGTGCTTGTGTCCTGGTTGCTTGTACAGGTGGGATTATTACACTGATGTCACTTCCCTTGCCCTCATCTTCAACCACTCCCTGTGTATGTAATACTTCTGATCGTTACATTAATCAGTCACCatctaaatgtaatgtttatagTTTTGTACCATTATGCGTTAAGAAATATCAGGGACTCCAGTTCCGAATTATTTCATATAGGGTTATACAAGGTGTTGTAATATTGTACATTCAGAACTTTAAGCCTTAAAAAGTCTGAATTCGCAGTAGACCATCTAAGTTGATGCCAGATATCGAGCCTCTGATCTGCTTTTTATTGGCTGAACATTTGTCAGGTGAATGAAACTAAACTAGGGCTGCAGCTATCAATTTCTTTAGTAATCATGTATTCTATAAAATATTCAATCAGATCAGAATTTGCGTAAAGAGTTAATAtacaaaagaggaaagaaatattaaaataaacaactaGATCTACAGTTTTAAAGATGTTATAATATTGATAagacatttttcacttttcattgtgACTTAACTGGTGCTTTGAATCAAGTTTAAGCCAAATGATGATCTTTATTTCTGACACTAGGTGGTGCTGTTTGCGGGGAAATTGAACACCATAGCTGGTATTGTAACCATCTTCTTCTTGTTGGTCTATGCTGCCGTGAACCTGGCCTGTTTGGCTCTTGAATGGGCTTCTGCACCAAACTTCAGGTAAAGTAAAGGATATTGTTTTGAGCTAAGCTTCCTGTTCTGGATTTAATTTTCGAAAGCATGATTTAAAGGTAATTGTCTTATTCAGtcattctcttttattttgacatagaCCCTCATTCCGTTGTTTTACCTGGCACACCTGCACACTGGGCATCATTGGCTGCTTGGTCatgatgtttctgatcagtgCCATTTATGCCTTTGCCAGCATAGCCTTTATGCTGCTGCTCTTGATGCTGATCCACTACTTTGGTCCCATCAGCAACTGGGGATACATCAGCCAGGCTCTCATCTTCCACCAGGTTCACAGTCACAAACCAATCTTCCgtctcacaacaacaacattaatagGGGTAACagcacctctctctttctcgtcCCATCTCTGTTTGATTCAGGTGCGTAAGTACCTGTTGATGTTGGACGTGCGTAAAGACCACGTGAAGTTCTGGAGGCCCCAGGTGCTTCTGATGGTGGCAAACCCTCGCAGCTCTACGGGTCTTATGACATTCATTAATGACTTGAAGAAGAGTGGCCTCTATGTATTGGGACATGTAAAGCTGGGTTTACTAGGTAAGAAGAAAATCTACATCATTTAATTGGTGCTAAGACCAAAATTAAAATTTTGTATTGTAATTCTGTAGGCTTTACAACTATTGAAGACTATTGTTATTAAAATATGAAGGAGGGCCTAGTGCCTACTCGTCTAATGTCTTCTAATCCGccacattttaaaccattttgaAATGATGTTCAGCTCAGGACACATTGTAATGCCAGGTGCgaaaagacaaacactgtaTACTTGTGATGATCGAATCTCTCAGAAAGGATGTTGATACAAGGTCTGAGCGGGGCCTCACACACCTGCTtgtcacaacaaacacatgctgcCCTTGAGGGAATGAGATGattgtcttttctctctgcagacgGGCTGCCCTCTGATCCTTTGCAAAGCTGTTATGAATCCTGGCTGTCTCTAGTAGATCATCTAAACATTAAGGCATTTGTCAACCTCACCCTGGCGGACTCTGTCCGACACGGAGTTCAGAACCTGCTTTTCATTACAGGATTTGGTAGGCAAGTTTACCTTATAGCTGTACAATGTTGATTTCTAATGAATATTGATAATGTATCACACGGAGAAGCCTTACAGCTCTTATTGAAGATGCAATTTTGATACTTATGTCTGTGTCAAGGTGGAATGCGGCCAAACACCATTGTCTTGGGTTTCTATGATGACTGCAGCCCACAAGACAACCTGCAAGGTAAAATTCTTGTGTCTACAGGCTACGGTTTGGATACTGTCTGTCTAACCAAAGACCCGACGGAGCATCGGTCCCCTTTCTTCCCCAGTGTGCGTGgcacagaggaagacaaagatcTTCAGGAAGAGGAATACGTGTCACTGATTGCTGACGCTGTTAAAATGGGGAAGAATGTGACACTGGCTCGCTACTTTGATCAGTTCAACCGGGAGGAGGTCTTGGGTTCTGGACGAAAGACTGCAGGCAAGCAAAGCATGACTGGGCCCTTTGTCGATGTGTGGCCTCTGAATCTGCTTCAACCAGACAGCCATGGCTACGTTGACACCTGCTCgctgttcctcctgcagctggctTGTGTGCTGCAAGAGACTCGCACCTGGAATCAGGCCAGACTCCGCCTCTTCCTGTGCGTTGAGGCTGGTTGCAGtatgcaggaagaggaggagactaAGCTCAGGGTGATGCTAAAGAAGCTAAGAATCTCAGCTCAGGTGCAGATGGTGACTTGGGACGAGGTGGTGGCGCTGCACTGGCAGAGACAAGGAGGGCGGGAGACAGGGAATCTGCCAGAGTGTGCGCAGAGTGAGGAGATGATGGAGCAAGAAGAAAGGGCTCAAAAGGAAGATGGCAATGAAATGTTCCCCAATAATGCGGCTCAGCTCACAGAAGAATACATCTGTGCTGTCAACAATCTGATTCTCCGACACGGAGCCCCTAGACCTGCTGTGCGTTTCCTGTATTTGCCACGCCCACCTGCAGACATAAACCGTTACCGTGCCTACCTGCACCAGGTGGACCTGTTGAGTCGAGACCTCGGCCCAACATTGCTCATTCATGGAGTCACTCCTGTCGTCACTACTGATCTTTAGATTTTTACTGTCACCTCCATCTCTTATCTTGATCCTGCATCGTTCCTCCATGGAATGGCTTTTTGCCACCAATTCATTCACCAGATATTTAAGCCAGCAACTACAGATTTGAAATGGAGATCACAAACCCAAAAAGCACTTATACTGATAATATTTTCCCTTACTGCAATATCGGGCCACAACGTGGATGTGCGGAGTTTACTTCTGTGATTACTATGTATAAAGGTTTTGCACTTTTTGCAGAGTGAAAGGAGGAAAAGTTCTTTAAATTCCTTCCCTCCCTGAAGTATTAGTCCTGTGCTCTTGTTTCTCTCCTTGTACAGTTTAAACATGGGAGCcgagctttgtttgttttgtatgtttgtttattagaaaataaattgaCTGAATTCTTGTATTACTTAAATCTGATGCTCAACACTTTATTAATCACCTATTTAACAGGAAACTTTAAATCCAGTTTGCTCAGAAGTCATACTCATGACCTGTCTGTTGAttaccagcagagggcgataTTTGCTTAGTATCATGGCTGTGGTGATTGTTGTAACAAGTGAGTCTGGGCTGCTGGTATAGTATATTTTCAGTGCTAAAGCCAGTTGATGAATATGTACTTTACTAACTGGTTTTCTGTTGTAGGTTTATATTTCAATCTCTAACGATCATGTTTACAAGATGTTGAAATGGTATTTCTTCTCAGGGCTGTTTGTGTcatgaatgctgaaaaatgatGTAAAAGAAATATAACGTATTAACATTATTTGAGTATTACATAAGTTCTTTATTAGTCCCACTATAGTGAAGTTTtctgtgttacagcagcaacaaGAATAGAGAAACACGCTCTCGTCAAAAGTAATTAATAagttaaaatatacaatataaaccCAAGTAACATTAATGAGTTAAAACATGGGACAGGAttatcctttattagtcccacaattgGGGAATTTGTTATTAGCAATAGGCACCAGTAAGCaataagtaacatgcaatacTTAAGTCTAAggtaatatttatattatatgaatgaaataaaaacaaatgtatccAGTGTTAAAATGGAAGAAAAGCTGTGAGGCTGCTTTCTGTTAAAATCttaagaggagcagaaattgtGTGATTGTCTTTTAGCTGAAATATCTGAAGTGACCTAATTGGAATGACATTTGGTGTGCAGATGAAACTGGGCAATTAGAGATCTGCAGGTTTAAACAAAGATCCCGTAAGCTCCTTCCTCATACATGATGTATGTTCAAATTTTCAGTTTAAATTTGCAAAGCATTTTTCACACAGAGGTCGACTGCAGTAAAGAGAAATTACTGaacaaaattaaatgaaatacaaaattcGGCTTGTGCAGGAGGAAGAACGACACCCTCCTACACTCGCTCCTACAAATTGCATGTGGGAGGGAGTGTGCTCACAGATGGAGGCAGATTCGGCTCCAAGAACTATTATGGGTTCTTGCGTTCACAGGCTATGGAGGAAATATGGGCATCTAAGAAAGTGGGCGTAACGCTTACATCCCTACCCATTTACAAACACAGTGACCACTAACTCTATTTGAAAATGACACGCAGGTAGATCTACTCAAATTGTCAGGCCTGTTTTTGGCGTCAGTTTCAACACCATGTTTCTCTTCCGCTCGAAGTCGACAAGCTGATAGATGGAAGGACTGAATCACTTCCGACTGGTGATGACTGGGAGGGGGAGACATATTGAATAGTAAAGACACGGAGGTGTTCTGCTAAGCTGGGGTTTGATTAAAGAGGAGTCAATgcagtaaatgtacttagtgtTTGAGTTCCCCCTTTGGAAAACTGCTGTTGTCTTTGTCAAAAATCAAATTGAAAATCTAGAACATAGAACATGAATTGATGGTGCATAGTGCAGACACTTTGTTCTTAATGCTCAAAGACTGGAGAAGGAGAGACTCCTctgtaaatgtattattaattcATGGACTTTAAACAGCATttcctttatattttatatttaaagaaactgctttttgagggctttaacgtgctcaaattcttaccaaaatttgaagaaagttagaaagtggtgaaaatttacttttcatttaattaaaaaaaagttgatatTGTGCAATGAATTGGAGGTTGAAGTTCTGCCAAATGTATGGGTTACTtgctgaggacattttggcatgCAAATGGGGAAGGGTGGGACTTGAACCGGTAACCTCCTTGTTGGAAAACAAATGGTCTACCCCCTTGTCCAAACGACCACTCTGTATCATAGGCCACACCGCCTTTACATTATTGTATTAACtactttattatatatatttgacagccttacttaaaagttacttttatattttgggattttagatactggatgatttaacatcaAACccattgttagagaataacccagtattTTCCAACCTTGGCTCCTGACGCCTTTAaagaatcacagtgtgggacacattttatttaatataattatgaaaattcatgcaaaaccttgtagtttatattcggtgatcaaataaatgacattgttCCTATCAACTAGTTTCAATTTGTTGTTCCATAGATTTAGCAAAAACGTGATTCTCTCCATGGTTTGAAACTCAGTCACAATACCAATCCAGGCCATCTTTGTTGGACTGTAACCAGTTAATGTTCCAGCTTTTTTTACTGACTGCTCATACCATCTTTATCTTTCTGCAGACAATTCCGTCACCAATGATTTGAAAGTGCATTGAAATTGTGCACTTTCATCGTTGCCAGTAACTCCATTCAAGGTGTCAAGTGGTGCTTGTAGCCTGCTGACTAATATCAGTAGTTTTGGCCTAGAGCCTTAAAAGGATCAGGAACATCCTGTCACCTGACCCCCCAGGTTCTTAAACCAAATTTGAATTGAGGTCATGCTAGAAATGTAATGAAATTGGATTGTAATGACAAGAATGCCTGTCTTCCTATGGAACTTACCGGAAACAAGTGTCACTAATATAATAACCCTTTTAATCACTTTGAAGTTTGGACTTGTGTAAAGATGTAGGACTTTAAACCAGTTGTCTTAGTAAACTACTGACATTTGAAGATACGGTTCTTGTAACCTCCATTAGATTTTCAATAGAGACAttttttgtatgctgctgtcttggccaggcttcccttggAAAAGAGGTCAATGTATCTCAACAGGACtgacctggttaaataaaggcaaataaaaaaatagaaaacacccAAATTCCCTCtttaaagaaagaatgaaacatTTGGGGCccctgatgtttgtgtttacactgtCAATTATTGCTGTGTAAATTCAGTCTTCTTTTTTCCACAATCCCCTGTGACATTGAAAAACTAACCTGACTCGGGCATTTTCTCACTGGCTCACTCCAGTTTGGTGGCGGTGAGCAACAGCTGAGATAACTTCTGATGAAGTGAGAACGCCATCTGTGGCGTACGTCACGTTTGCGGCAGAGTGAGTTTTCATACAGGAGCACTGACACCCGCCCACGCGTCAGACAAACTGCATGTGGGAGGGAGCGTGTTCACAGACAGACGCAGCCGGGGCTGTGAGGCCTTTAAATGGAATCACCGACATGCAAGCAACCAGATGTCTGCTTACATATAACGGACTGAACACAGCATGTATCAGTGTCCTAAATGCAACGAATGTTTCAGTGTGAGGGAGATTGCCCCGTGCTCACTGCCAGCAGGAAGGGACTGAATCACATCCGGCTGATTGAATGGGAGATGGAAATTTGATGATGTGTGCAAAGTGCTAAAAGCTTTTATTAGGCAGGCGGTTATGTACGAAACGGAAACGAAATAATTGAGGTGACTTGTTGAATGGGACAGAAGTGCCCATCGCACAAAGCGTGCAGGTCACTGCAAGTGTTTCACCTTCAATCCAATCATAGAGTTTTACTGAAAATTCTCAGCTGTACTGGCACACATCAAACAGACTTCAGCAGAACTGTGTTATATGTTCCCTCTAGTTAAAGTGCTGGAGGTTTTTTATACTGTATGTTCCCTATACGTAATGTAATGGAGGTGTGTCATACTGTAAGTTCCCTATAATTAATGTACTGTTGGTTTGTTATACTGCATGTTCCCTATAAGTAATGTAAATGGCAAATGGTATCAAGCCCATTTCTGCTCTTGGCAGTGTTTAGAAAACCTGCAACTTTGCTAACAAAAGGGAACACTGTAATGCTTGTTTGTGTACGTAGCCTCGTAATCTTGAACTGCCTTAAGCAAAACATCCAGCAGTATATATGTAATTCCTTAAATCACCTTAGCTGTCATTTTTCTTACTTCAGTTGCCCCGCTCGtttcagggagggaggaagactTTCAGTTAACTCCTCTTTGTCCTATTGTACTCACAACGTCTATGGATTAATGATAACACACCGATTGGGCCAGTAACCATATCATTTATGTCACTGATGTAAAGCTTACCGCTCCATATTAGATCTGCCGTCTCTCTTACACACTTCAAATCATTGtttaaaacacatctcttctctTTGGCCTTTGTTTGCGGTTGAGAACACTTTATCCCAGCATATTTGATTCGTTTTTTTAATCATGAGTGTTTTGATATATTAGGTAttgctgttttcttgttgtaTCTTTTTACTTTGTCAAGCAATTTGCTCAACcgtgttgttttaaatgtgctatataaacaAAGGTGACATTGACCAAATAAAGAGATTTCAGaagttgtgtttctgcacaGTGTTCATGTGTCAAATGATGCACTCACAGAAGCAAGTCATTTTCTTACGTCAGAAGTTTTTGTTTCTAGTGTGAACATGTTTTAGATGAATGGGTGGCTGGTCTTTGTTTATCCTTAACTGGGAAATTCCTGGGTATCAGCAGCAagtatggttttatttttgtgagCAGGGTAGACTGTGATTTTGACTAATGTTCCATAATTTTGTCATGCAGCATTCATCCCACATGAACGTGTAAGTGGGGGAGGATGCAGCTGGGGTTTTCTCTGAGGTCACACATGCTTGGCACTCTCAGGCGCCCTCTCACCTTTTTCTATCGCGCTGGCTCAGCCCGCCACAGAGCACGAGGCAACCAGCACCAGTCAGAACAGGCGAGTGCTCTCTGCCATCTGGTGATCTGTTCCGCATGtgaaaacttgtttttctgtccGGGTATAAATCCTACTGCAGACTCGGCTCCATCTGTGGACCCGTACACAGAATTAGATGATGAAGGTATCATGACATCAACAATTTTgcactgattttttttaattaaacacagtttggttTTAGCGACAGTGACTCACAGCATTAGACAGTTACCTGCTCTCTATGTTATTAATTTGCATATAAGCAATTtgtaattcagattttttttttaacatatatttttttggtTTAATGCACTTTGACAGCACTGACCATGCAATCATGACTTTTCTCAACTATAACAGCATGGAAAATCCCATTTACAGATAAATGCAATGAAGTAGAAACTTGTAACTGCTTATTCTTCTCTATTTGTGATGTCTCTGCCCAGAGCAGATGGTAAGACAGTGACCCAGCACCTGTCtaaatgtgtgaatggatgTCAGTAAGTGTGGCAGGTTAATTCCTCACTAGTGTGTCAGGATGGAAATAATTATTCTAAAGGCAAGATACACTTTTACTTTAGCTTTATACCCTGTTTATAGTGAGCAGTTTCATCTGTTTATGTCTGGGTAACACTTTTGTATAAAAGTGCTAAAGTTATTTTACTGTGGTGCATAATGGATCAGTGATAATCTAGCTATTCGAATTTCTTTCTGAGAGGAAGCTGGTTTGCAAGCGTCTCCCTGCATCTGTCGGTTTCCTCCAGGTGGTCTGTCTGCTCACACAGTCCTTAGACCTATGATAGACTCAAACTGTCCAGGGTGCTCCCTGCCACTTGTCTATTGTGAGTTGGGTAATGCTTCAGCCCCTCATCATGATTCAAACAGAAAGTCAGAAAGAAATGAAACGCAGGTGGTCAATAAACACAAGGACACGTAACGATGATCAAGTTCATAAAGTCTATCACATGTTATTAGTCAGtgtaattaaagtaaaaagtgTTTGCATTGTTGGCATCAGTTAACACACATTGCGGCCAAATCAGTAAATTCATCACTAACAAGTGATTTGACCTGCAGCAGGCAGGAGTACAAACCAGACCCACCACTAGGGGTTGTTATGACCAACTCTAAAGAAAAGATCCACAACCCaaggagtgagtgtgtgtgtgtgtgtctgtgtgtgtgtgtgtgtgtgtgtgtgtgtgtgtgtgtgtacgtttgtgcgtgtgtgtgtgatatatttCATCTGCCTTTTGGTTACCACACTTTGcggctgtgttttcttttctagaTAAGGCCTGTAACTAATAGCTGCTGGCGGTTCTATTCTAGATTTTACCAGTGAATTAGTTATCTAGATTTTGTCTGCCAAACTTTACTGccacgtttttctttttcttgattTTGGCTGCCACGCTCACTGCCATGGTATTCTTTGCTAGATTTTGCCTAAACACTTAACAGTTATGTTTT is a window encoding:
- the LOC133968941 gene encoding solute carrier family 12 member 9-like isoform X1, with protein sequence MSEKAPLLHYRLTTSDAEPTDGSKRGRAKVCRDGRGSGEKPARKLGVVFGVVTPTLLSMFSVVVFLRIGFVVGQAGLYQSIAMFLVAYVIITMTVLSVCAISTNGALDAGGAYYMISRALGPEFGGSIGIMFFFANVCGSALYVLGLVEAIMSVFGIPEEGGAASAGPLQVLPSGYLWSVLYGTGLLFLCFLVCLVGAHIYAKAAFIIFIIVTTVLVSVFISFFIVRPVGVVLPSVNSTSLTIANFTGFRLHTLQSNLLPNYTVDYTTGAMMNFATVFAVMFNGCTGIMAGSNMSGDLKNPSYSIPRGTIAAVLITFITYNLLSLLAAWSCDRCLLQKNYSFMGDINIWPPMVTIGVYSSTISAAMSNLIGASRILYALSKDNLFGGLLVLTRKTSRSGNPWASVLVSWLLVQVVLFAGKLNTIAGIVTIFFLLVYAAVNLACLALEWASAPNFRPSFRCFTWHTCTLGIIGCLVMMFLISAIYAFASIAFMLLLLMLIHYFGPISNWGYISQALIFHQVHSHKPIFRLTTTTLIGVTAPLSFSSHLCLIQVRKYLLMLDVRKDHVKFWRPQVLLMVANPRSSTGLMTFINDLKKSGLYVLGHVKLGLLDGLPSDPLQSCYESWLSLVDHLNIKAFVNLTLADSVRHGVQNLLFITGFGGMRPNTIVLGFYDDCSPQDNLQGKILVSTGYGLDTVCLTKDPTEHRSPFFPSVRGTEEDKDLQEEEYVSLIADAVKMGKNVTLARYFDQFNREEVLGSGRKTAGKQSMTGPFVDVWPLNLLQPDSHGYVDTCSLFLLQLACVLQETRTWNQARLRLFLCVEAGCSMQEEEETKLRVMLKKLRISAQVQMVTWDEVVALHWQRQGGRETGNLPECAQSEEMMEQEERAQKEDGNEMFPNNAAQLTEEYICAVNNLILRHGAPRPAVRFLYLPRPPADINRYRAYLHQVDLLSRDLGPTLLIHGVTPVVTTDL
- the LOC133968941 gene encoding solute carrier family 12 member 9-like isoform X2 produces the protein MSEKAPLLHYRLTTSDAEPTDGSKRGRAKVCRDGRGSGEKPARKLGVVFGVVTPTLLSMFSVVVFLRIGFVVGQAGLYQSIAMFLVAYVIITMTVLSVCAISTNGALDAGGAYYMISRALGPEFGGSIGIMFFFANVCGSALYVLGLVEAIMSVFGIPEEGGAASAGPLQVLPSGYLWSVLYGTGLLFLCFLVCLVGAHIYAKAAFIIFIIVTTVLVSVFISFFIVRPVGVVLPSVNSTSLTIANFTGFRLHTLQSNLLPNYTVDYTTGAMMNFATVFAVMFNGCTGIMAGSNMSGDLKNPSYSIPRGTIAAVLITFITYNLLSLLAAWSCDRCLLQKNYSFMGDINIWPPMVTIGVYSSTISAAMSNLIGASRILYALSKDNLFGGLLVLTRKTSRSGNPWASVLVSWLLVQVVLFAGKLNTIAGIVTIFFLLVYAAVNLACLALEWASAPNFRPSFRCFTWHTCTLGIIGCLVMMFLISAIYAFASIAFMLLLLMLIHYFGPISNWGYISQALIFHQVHSHKPIFRLTTTTLIGVTAPLSFSSHLCLIQVRKYLLMLDVRKDHVKFWRPQVLLMVANPRSSTGLMTFINDLKKSGLYVLGHVKLGLLDGLPSDPLQSCYESWLSLVDHLNIKAFVNLTLADSVRHGVQNLLFITGFGYGLDTVCLTKDPTEHRSPFFPSVRGTEEDKDLQEEEYVSLIADAVKMGKNVTLARYFDQFNREEVLGSGRKTAGKQSMTGPFVDVWPLNLLQPDSHGYVDTCSLFLLQLACVLQETRTWNQARLRLFLCVEAGCSMQEEEETKLRVMLKKLRISAQVQMVTWDEVVALHWQRQGGRETGNLPECAQSEEMMEQEERAQKEDGNEMFPNNAAQLTEEYICAVNNLILRHGAPRPAVRFLYLPRPPADINRYRAYLHQVDLLSRDLGPTLLIHGVTPVVTTDL
- the LOC133968941 gene encoding solute carrier family 12 member 9-like isoform X3, with the translated sequence MSEKAPLLHYRLTTSDAEPTDGSKRGRAKVCRDGRGSGEKPARKLGVVFGVVTPTLLSMFSVVVFLRIGFVVGQAGLYQSIAMFLVAYVIITMTVLSVCAISTNGALDAGGAYYMISRALGPEFGGSIGIMFFFANVCGSALYVLGLVEAIMSVFGIPEEGGAASAGPLQVLPSGYLWSVLYGTGLLFLCFLVCLVGAHIYAKAAFIIFIIVTTVLVSVFISFFIVRPVGVVLPSVNSTSLTIANFTGFRLHTLQSNLLPNYTVDYTTGAMMNFATVFAVMFNGCTGIMAGSNMSGDLKNPSYSIPRGTIAAVLITFITYNLLSLLAAWSCDRCLLQKNYSFMGDINIWPPMVTIGVYSSTISAAMSNLIGASRILYALSKDNLFGGLLVLTRKTSRSGNPWASVLVSWLLVQVVLFAGKLNTIAGIVTIFFLLVYAAVNLACLALEWASAPNFRPSFRCFTWHTCTLGIIGCLVMMFLISAIYAFASIAFMLLLLMLIHYFGPISNWGYISQALIFHQVRKYLLMLDVRKDHVKFWRPQVLLMVANPRSSTGLMTFINDLKKSGLYVLGHVKLGLLDGLPSDPLQSCYESWLSLVDHLNIKAFVNLTLADSVRHGVQNLLFITGFGGMRPNTIVLGFYDDCSPQDNLQGKILVSTGYGLDTVCLTKDPTEHRSPFFPSVRGTEEDKDLQEEEYVSLIADAVKMGKNVTLARYFDQFNREEVLGSGRKTAGKQSMTGPFVDVWPLNLLQPDSHGYVDTCSLFLLQLACVLQETRTWNQARLRLFLCVEAGCSMQEEEETKLRVMLKKLRISAQVQMVTWDEVVALHWQRQGGRETGNLPECAQSEEMMEQEERAQKEDGNEMFPNNAAQLTEEYICAVNNLILRHGAPRPAVRFLYLPRPPADINRYRAYLHQVDLLSRDLGPTLLIHGVTPVVTTDL